The Bernardetia sp. sequence CATAATAGCCTGCTGCATATCCCATTAAGTGTCCAAAACCAGATGGAAAATCTGTACCTTCTACTGGAGGAGTAAGGGTAATTTGACTTTGCAACTTATTGAATAACTCACTTGGCGACTCATCTGTCAAAGGGTCGTATCTATCATGTAAAGTAAGGTCATACGTTCCGTATAAAATTTGTTGTAAGGTAAATAAGCCCGAACCTACATTTCTTGCAGCTACCATTCTATCAAAGAGTTCTTTTGGTAGTACTTCACCTGTTTTATGATGTTGTGCAAAGCCTCTCAAAATATTATAGTCCCACGCCCAGTTTTCGAAAAGCTGTGAAGGTACTTCTACAAAATCTCTAGCAACATTTGTTCCTGCAAAGGCTGCCAAAGGCGACTTTGTAAGAAGCTGATGCAAGCCGTGTCCGAACTCATGAAAAACAGTAATTACTTGGTCGTGAGAAAGAAGAGAAGGCGAATCTTTTGTAGAGGGAGGAAAATTACACACCAGTGCTGTATGTGGAATCTGATAGCCTTTTTCAGTTTCTCTTCCCGATACCAAACCAAAACAAGCAGCATGACTATACTTATTTTTTCTTGGATATAAATCTAAATACATCTTTCCAATAACACTATTTCCTTTTCTTACCTCATAAAACAAAACATCTTCGTGCCATATAGAATGATGATACATTCTGACAAAATCAATTTCATAGAGTTCTTTACAAATTTTGAAAATACCTTTGAATACATTATTTAATTCGAAATATTGCTTTACTTCTTCTGCATCAAGGTTGTATTTTGTTTCTAAAAGAGTGTTATTATAAAAACCTGTCTCCCAGCCTTGCAACTCTTCTTTGCCTTCTGCCACACTTAGTAATTCCTTATAATCTTTTTCAGCCTTAAGTCTGACTTTTTTTGTTAGGTCTTCTTCAAATTCCCAAACAGTATCAGCACTTTTTGCCATTCTCTCTTCAATAACATATTGAGCATAAGTTTTGTAGCCAAGTAGTTTTGCCATTTGGTTACGCAATGTTATTGTTTGGAGAAGTACAGCCGTATTTTTCGGATTTCCTCTATTCAAATATTTGATATACAATTCCTTACGCAACTTCTCATTTTTTGCATAGCGCATAAACGGACGATACGAAGGATAATCTAAGGTTATCTTATAGTTTCCATCTTCTATTCTATGACGATTTTTATAATCTTCTGGCAGCCCTTCTGTATCTTTTTCTGATATAATAATCTCATCATAATGTTCTGCAATATTTCTTGAAAATTCATTGGAAAGGTCAGAGAGTTGGTCTTTTATATCTCTCAGTTCATCTCTTTTTTTCTGAATAAGAGCAAAACCATTGCGTTCGAAATCTCTAATAGTTTCCTTAATAAATTTCTTTTTATAGCCTTTTAACCAGCGAGCATCATCCGACTCACTATATTTTTTAATTGCCTTATACAATTCTTCATTTAGAGAAAGACTATTTCCATACCTTTGCAATACTTGTATGCTCTGATTGGCTTGTTTATATACTTCTGGATTTGGAGAAGTATGTGCTAAAAGAAATATAATACCTGAAATACTACTCAGATTGTGGGTAAGCTCGTCCCACTTTTCCATCTTTGCCTCAAATGTTTGGTCTTCACTCGCTAAAATGGAAGAAATAGCAGCATCTGATTTACGAATTATCTTGTTGGTAATATGGCGAATACTTTTAGCATCAATTTCTTTGAAGTTTGGGGAAGAGAAAAAAAACTCAAAATAAGAATCCATAATAGATTATTGTAATTGAAATAGATTATTTAAAATATAGGAGTATGTTTTTTTTTAGTAACAGATAAAAAGAACTCTTGTATTCTAAAAAAATATTTTGAAATATTTTCTTGTACATTTTATCAAGTATTATTCTATCTTTGAACTAATTTCTTTAGGGAGATATATATTTATTCTTTTTTTTTATCAAAAAACACTACTTAAAGGAATTACACAGTAAAAGTACACTAAAAAATTGAATTGAGCGTACTAATCAAAGTATAAAAAACACACTTGTAATTTATTTTATGATTTTGTGTTATTATTACTGTTATTTTTCTAGCATATAATTTACAAAATCACTTATTTATTACATTTTTACAAATT is a genomic window containing:
- a CDS encoding M3 family metallopeptidase: MDSYFEFFFSSPNFKEIDAKSIRHITNKIIRKSDAAISSILASEDQTFEAKMEKWDELTHNLSSISGIIFLLAHTSPNPEVYKQANQSIQVLQRYGNSLSLNEELYKAIKKYSESDDARWLKGYKKKFIKETIRDFERNGFALIQKKRDELRDIKDQLSDLSNEFSRNIAEHYDEIIISEKDTEGLPEDYKNRHRIEDGNYKITLDYPSYRPFMRYAKNEKLRKELYIKYLNRGNPKNTAVLLQTITLRNQMAKLLGYKTYAQYVIEERMAKSADTVWEFEEDLTKKVRLKAEKDYKELLSVAEGKEELQGWETGFYNNTLLETKYNLDAEEVKQYFELNNVFKGIFKICKELYEIDFVRMYHHSIWHEDVLFYEVRKGNSVIGKMYLDLYPRKNKYSHAACFGLVSGRETEKGYQIPHTALVCNFPPSTKDSPSLLSHDQVITVFHEFGHGLHQLLTKSPLAAFAGTNVARDFVEVPSQLFENWAWDYNILRGFAQHHKTGEVLPKELFDRMVAARNVGSGLFTLQQILYGTYDLTLHDRYDPLTDESPSELFNKLQSQITLTPPVEGTDFPSGFGHLMGYAAGYYGYLWAKVYAEDMFSVFEKAGLLNPKVGKKYVDKVLSKGGSENEMGQIKAFLGRKPNKVAFLKSLGL